The Enterobacter huaxiensis sequence GATGCGCGTCCAGGCAATGGAGGTGCGGAAGCATTTGAAGCCCATCTCGGCAAACAGCTTGATGTCTTCTTTGTAGCGGCCGTGGAAGTCGACGGCTTCGTGGTTCGGGTAGTATTTCCCGTCGATAACTTCCTGGGTGATTTCACGCGGCACGCCGTGCGCGCCGCCGGTCAGCACGTCGCAAATGCTTGGCCCTTTGCCGCCTTTGTTCCAGCCGCCTTCAACCTGGTGAGCCGCAACCGCGCCGCCCCATAAAAAATCTTTCGGTAAGGTGAGTTTTTTCATCTTTGCTATTCTCAAGTCATGGCTTAATGAAATCGAGTCTAGCAAAGCGTATTTAAATGTCACGATATAACAATTAACGCGAAATGTGATTTGTCACATCAAAAAAACAGGGTGTTTTATTCCGTTAATTTCTTCGCCAGCTTACGCCCCAATGATTCCAGAATATAAATGACGGGGATTTGGGTAGTAATATCGTACACGCCACCGATACGCGTTTGGGGAACGTGCCAGGAGAGGTTAAAGTCGGCCAGCTTTGCCAGACGTGAGTGCTCGTGGCTGGTGATGGAGAGTACTTTACAGCGGTGCAGGCTGAACTGGCTGGCGAAGCGTAAGATCTCTTCGGTCTCCCCGGAAACGGAAAGTACAATAGCCAGCGCATTTTTAGCCATATCATTGGTGACCGGGAAATAAGGATCGTCAATATGGTTGCTGAATTTACCAATATTTGAAAAGAAGCGTGCGCCATATTTCGCCAGCGAGCCGGAAGTGCCCGCCCCGACGAATATAATTCGCTCGGAGGATAAAATAATATTTACAGCGTCATCCAGTAACGCATCGAACTCTTCATTGTTGACGCTTTTGAAAAAGCTGATAATTTCACTGGCACCGAAATTTGCCTGCTGGGGTTCATTCTGCTCTAAATAGAGCTTGAAGCGCACGCGAAATTCAGAGTAGCCCTCGCAGTTGAGCTTGCGGCAGAAGCGCAGGATCGTGGTGGTTGAGACGCCAGCCGCGTCCGCCAGCTCGCGGATGGTCATGTACGTTACTTTGTCACGGTTCTTGATGACATAGTTGTAGACCATCATCTCAAGGTTATTGAGACCGGCAATGGCGGAATGGGAGAACATGCTCACTGTGGCTACACTCACTCATCAGACTTTCTTCAGGGAATAATAACATGCAGCCTAACGACATCACTTTTTTTCAACGCTTTCAGGATGACATTCTGGCCGGGCGTAAAACCATCACCATTCGCGACGAAAGCGAATCCCATTTTAAGAAGGGCGACGTGCTGCGCGTTGGGCGTTATGAGGATGACGGCTACTTTTGCACCATTGAAGTGACCGGCACGTCAACCGTTACGCTGGATACGCTCACCGAAAAACACGCGGAGCAGGAAAACATGACCCTGGAGGCGCTCAAAAGCGTGATTGCGGAAATCTACCCTCATCAGAACCAGTTTTATGTGATTGATTTTAAATGCCTTTAATAAAAAAAGAACGTGTGTTAGCTGAAATAAAACTGTAACTATCTGATTGTAAATTAGAGTTGTTAGATTTGATTTTATTTTAGCGAACAGGTGTTCACTGGAATCATTCTCAGTTAGCATAGCCATACGATGAATAATCATCTTTAGTTTTCCCGGAGTTACCTATGGTGAACAAGCCATTAATCGCACAGGGATATTCGCTGGCTGAGGAAGTAGCCAACAGCATCAGCCACGGCATCGGCCTGGTTTTTGGGATAGTCGGTTTAGTATTGCTGCTGGTTCAGGCGGTGGACACCAACGCCAGCGCGATGGCGATAACCAGCTACAGCCTGTACGGCGGGAGCATGATCCTGTTGTTCCTGGCCTCCACGCTGTATCACGCGGTCCCGCATCAACGGGCCAAAACCTGGCTCAAAAAATTCGACCACTGCGCGATCTATCTTCTGATCGCGGGTACCTACACCCCGTTCTTGCTGGTGGGATTAAACTCGCCGCTGTCCCGTGGCCTGATGATCGTGATCTGGAGCCTGGCGCTGCTGGGGATCCTGTTTAAGCTGACCATTGCGCACCGGTTCAAAATACTGTCGCTGGTGACCTATCTGACGATGGGCTGGCTGTCGCTGATTGTCGTTTATCAGCTGGCGATAAAGCTGGCGGTGGGGGGCGTAACCCTTCTGGCGGTGGGCGGCGTGGTCTACTCGCTGGGCGTGATTTTCTACGTCTGCAAGCGTATTCCGTACAACCATGCTATCTGGCACGGCTTCGTGCTGGGGGGCAGCGTATGCCACTTTTTGGCGATTTATTTGTATGTGGGGCAGGTGTAGTTTTTTGCCACCGTGCGGGCTGAAGCCCTCACCCCGGCCCTCTCCCTGTGGGAGAGGGGGAACACCAAACCTGCATCGCCCGGTAAGCGCAGCGCCACCGGGCGATACAGGCAGCACATTTATTCTTCCAGCGAATACGGCAGCGGCTCGATGCTCAACGTATTGGCATCGTCACGCACGCGGAACACGCTGTCGGCTTCCATGTCGTTATTCATCACCACCTGAACCAGAACACGACCATCATCCAGCTGCACGGCGGCTAGCACGGTGCCGGTACGACGCCAGTTTTCACCCATCTTCAGCTCGAGATCTTCACCCGCTTCCGGTACGCGGCTGGCGTGTCCTGCAAGCGTCCACAGGGCGCGCTTGTTGGCACCGCGGAATTTCGCACGCGCGACCATCTCCTGGCCGGTGTAGCAGCCTTTCTTGAAGCTGATACCGCCCAGCGCCTGCAGGTTCGTGGCCTGAGGAATAAACTGCGCACTGTTTGCCGCGTCAATCACCGGTAAACCCGCTTCAATGTTCAGCGCCAGCCACTGCTGGCTGTTGTTCAGCTGCGCTTCACCGCGCAGCGCCTCGGTGACGCGTTCAGCCGTTGCCACATCCGTCACCAGCAGGAAACGCTCAGCCGGGTGTTCAAACCACAGAATCGAGGTGGCGCCTTCACTGACGACCTGTTTTTCCGCATCCGGCAGTTCGACAAAGAGGTTTTTCAGCGAAGCACGTGCCTGGAAGCCCGCGACGCCCAGCAGAACGTGTTCGTCGTCAGGGGCAATAGTGACCTTAGAGAAGACCGCGTACTTTTTCAGTTCAGCGAGCTGGGCGTCACGCAGGCTGCGGCGTTCAATATAGGCAAAGCCGTCCTGACGGCGGAACACGCGCAGGTTGCTCCACATTTTACCTTTTGGATCGCAGTGGGCAGCCAGCAGATGCTGGTGTTCAGTCAACTGGGCGACGTCGGCCGTCACCTGACCCTGAATGTATTTTTCGGCATCGGCACCGGTGAGCGTCGCCAGCGCCCAGTCATCAAGAGTAATCAGCGTCAGCGGCAGACGCGCAGAGGCGGCGGGCTGGCGAGGAGAAAATGGAGTAAAAGCCATAGTGATGTCCTGAATTGCTTAACGCTTTGATAATACCTAATGGTAAAAGAGACTGTATTCATTGCAAGCGCTTTCAGCAGGCCATTTGTGCCTTAGGCAACTTCTGCGTAGCGCCACGCAAAAATGTGTATCCTCTGTCTTTGTAGGGATTATTCTGGAAGCCTGCTCGACGTTCGCAATATTCCAGTAAAGAAACGGTCAAAAACACGTTACACTAGCTACTGTTCCCGAGAGAATAAAGAACACTGAACGGGATACCGACTGTGCCAAACGTAATGCAGGAAACAGAACATGGATATTAACAACAAGGCCCGTATTCACTGGGCGTGCCGTCGCGGCATGCGTGAACTTGATATCTCCATCATGCCTTTCTTCGAATATGAGTATGACAGCTTAAGCGATGACGATAAGCGTCTGTTTGTTCGCCTGCTAGAGTCTGACGATCCTGATTTATTCAACTGGCTGATGAATCACGGCAAGCCCGCCGACACCGAGTTGCAACGGATGGTGCAATTAATTCAAACACGGAATCGGGAACGTGGTCCTGTGGCAATCTGATCTTCGCGTCTCATGGCGCTCGCAGTGGATGTCTTTATTGCTCCACGGCCTGGTCGCGGCTTTTGTTTTACTGATGCCGTGGCCGCTTAGCTACACGCCGCTGTGGCTACTGCTGCTGTCGTTTGTGGTCTTTGACAGCGTGCGCAGCCAGCGCCGGATCAATGCCCGTCAGGGTGAAATCAAACTGCTGATGGATTCGCGTTTGCGCTGGCAGGGAAAAGAGTGGGAAATTATCGGCACGCCGTGGATGCTGAGCGCCGGTATGATGCTAAGGTTGCGTCAGCTTGAGGGAGGCCGCCGCCAGCACCTGTGGCTGGCTGCCGACAGTATGGATGCGGCCGAATGGCGTGAACTGCGCCGGATGATATTGCAGCAACCGACGCAGGACTAGGTTCGCGTCAGCTGAACTTCTCTGCCATCTCGCCCAGTATCTGCTCGCACCAGTTTTCCAGACGCTCATCGCTGAGATCGTACTGGTTGGTTTCATCCAGCGCGAGCCCAACAAACAGCTGGCCGTCAGCAATAATCGGTTTTTTGCTCGTAAACTCATAGCCTTCCGTAGGCCAGTAGCCAATAAACGTCGCGCCCTTTGGTGCCAGTTTGTCGTGCAGCATGCCGAGTGCGTCCAGGAACCACTCGCCGTAGCCTAGCTGGTCGCCCATGCCGTACATCGCAATGATTTTGCCGTCGAGGTTGAGGGCATCGAGCCCATCCCAGATGGCTTCCCAGTCTTCCTGAATCTCACCAAAATCCCATGTTGGGATGCCGAGGATAAGCACGTCGTACTGCTCCATCAGCGTGAGCGCATCATCTTTCAGGTTATGCAACGTCACCAGCTCGGGGCCGATGATGTCGCGAATTTTTTCCGCCGCCATTTCGGTGTAGCAGGTGCTGGAACCATAGAAAAGACCAATATTCATCGCGTAACGTTCTCAATTCTTGCTATGACATTGCGCGTAGTGTACCAGAAACCGATGGCATTCAGGCATAATGCCCGGATTGCAGAACCAAAGGGGCTGAAGTGGAAAAGGATCTCGCACTCATCGAACAGTTTCTTGACGCGCTGTGGCTGGAGAAAAACCTGGCCGAAAACACGCTCAGTGCCTATCGACGTGACCTCACCATGCTGGTGGAGTGGCTGGCGCACCGCGAACTGACGCTTGAGAGCGCCCAACGTGACGACCTGCAGGCCCTGCTGGGTGAGCGGATGGAGGGCGGCTATAAGGCGACCAGCTCCGCGCGCCTCTTGAGCGCAATGCGTCGCCTGTTCCAGCACCTCTATCGCGAAAAGATCCGTGCGGACGATCCCAGCGCCCTGCTGGCCTCGCCTAAACTCCCGCAGCGGCTGCCGAAAGATCTCAGCGAAGCACAGGTTGAGAGATTATTACAGTCGCCCGCTGTTGACGTGCCGCTGGAGTTACGCGATAAAGCGATGCTTGAACTATTGTATGCTACCGGTTTACGTGTTTCTGAACTGGTCGGCCTGACGATGAGCGACATTAGCCTGCGTCAGGGCGTGGTGCGCGTAATAGGGAAAGGGAACAAAGAACGGCTGGTACCGCTGGGTGAAGAGGCGGTGTACTGGCTGGAGACGTATCTGGAGCATGGCCGACCGTGGCTGCTGAACGGCGTCTCTATTGATGTGCTGTTCCCGAGCCAGCGCGCGCAGCAGATGACACGACAAACGTTCTGGCATCGCATCAAGCATTACGCCACACTGGCAGGAATAGACAGTGAAAAGCTGTCGCCGCACGTTTTGCGTCACGCCTTCGCGACGCATCTGTTGAACCACGGCGCGGATTTACGCGTGGTGCAGATGCTGCTGGGGCACAGCGATCTATCAACGACGCAAATTTACACCCATGTCGCGACGGAACGCCTGCGGCAGCTACACCAACAGCACCACCCTCGCGCGTGAGTGCCGACGAATTGTAACAGGATCACATATGAAAAAGTCTTTTGCGCTGTTCACCCTGCTGGCAGCTTCGTTTACCGGTTTTGCCCATGCAGATGATGCAGCCATCAAACAGTCTCTGACAAAACTTGGCGTCTCCAGCAGCGACATTCAGCCCGCGCCCGTCGCCGGAATGAAAACCGTCTTGACCAACAGCGGCGTGCTGTACGTGACCGAAGACGGGAAGCACATCATTCAGGGGCCGATGTACGACGTAAGCGGCGCGCAGCCGGTTAACGTAACTAACCAGCTGCTGATGAAAAACCTGAACGCGCTCGAAAAAGAGATGATTGTCTACAAAGCGGCGCAGGAAAAGCACGTCATTACCGTCTTCACCGACATCACCTGCGGCTACTGCCACAAGCTGCATGAAGAGATGAAAGACTACAATGCGCTGGGCATCACCGTGCGCTACCTGGCCTTCCCGCGCGCGGGCGTGCAGAGCCAGCCAGAACAAGACATGAAGGCTATCTGGTGTGCGAAAGACCGCAACAAAGCCTTTGACGATGCGATGAACGGCAAAGGCGTTAAGCCCGCGTCCTGTGATATCGATATTGCGAACCACTATGCGCTGGGCGTGCAGTTTGGCGTCACCGGTACGCCAGCTATCGTGCTGAGCAACGGCTATGTGGTGCCGGGCTATCAGGGGCCAAAAGAGATGAAAGAGTTCCTCGACGCGCATCAGAAACAGACTGCTGGTAAATAATTCGCGTGAAAGCCCCGATAAAATTGCGTCGCCGCGAAGCGGTTGAAGATGCCGATTTACCAGCCGATCTTTCCCCCCTGCTGCGGCGGCTCTATGCCAGCCGCGGCGTGCGAACGGCC is a genomic window containing:
- the ygfZ gene encoding tRNA-modifying protein YgfZ; this encodes MAFTPFSPRQPAASARLPLTLITLDDWALATLTGADAEKYIQGQVTADVAQLTEHQHLLAAHCDPKGKMWSNLRVFRRQDGFAYIERRSLRDAQLAELKKYAVFSKVTIAPDDEHVLLGVAGFQARASLKNLFVELPDAEKQVVSEGATSILWFEHPAERFLLVTDVATAERVTEALRGEAQLNNSQQWLALNIEAGLPVIDAANSAQFIPQATNLQALGGISFKKGCYTGQEMVARAKFRGANKRALWTLAGHASRVPEAGEDLELKMGENWRRTGTVLAAVQLDDGRVLVQVVMNNDMEADSVFRVRDDANTLSIEPLPYSLEE
- the yqfB gene encoding N(4)-acetylcytidine aminohydrolase, whose translation is MQPNDITFFQRFQDDILAGRKTITIRDESESHFKKGDVLRVGRYEDDGYFCTIEVTGTSTVTLDTLTEKHAEQENMTLEALKSVIAEIYPHQNQFYVIDFKCL
- a CDS encoding MurR/RpiR family transcriptional regulator — its product is MFSHSAIAGLNNLEMMVYNYVIKNRDKVTYMTIRELADAAGVSTTTILRFCRKLNCEGYSEFRVRFKLYLEQNEPQQANFGASEIISFFKSVNNEEFDALLDDAVNIILSSERIIFVGAGTSGSLAKYGARFFSNIGKFSNHIDDPYFPVTNDMAKNALAIVLSVSGETEEILRFASQFSLHRCKVLSITSHEHSRLAKLADFNLSWHVPQTRIGGVYDITTQIPVIYILESLGRKLAKKLTE
- the xerD gene encoding site-specific tyrosine recombinase XerD yields the protein MEKDLALIEQFLDALWLEKNLAENTLSAYRRDLTMLVEWLAHRELTLESAQRDDLQALLGERMEGGYKATSSARLLSAMRRLFQHLYREKIRADDPSALLASPKLPQRLPKDLSEAQVERLLQSPAVDVPLELRDKAMLELLYATGLRVSELVGLTMSDISLRQGVVRVIGKGNKERLVPLGEEAVYWLETYLEHGRPWLLNGVSIDVLFPSQRAQQMTRQTFWHRIKHYATLAGIDSEKLSPHVLRHAFATHLLNHGADLRVVQMLLGHSDLSTTQIYTHVATERLRQLHQQHHPRA
- a CDS encoding protein YgfX, encoding MVLWQSDLRVSWRSQWMSLLLHGLVAAFVLLMPWPLSYTPLWLLLLSFVVFDSVRSQRRINARQGEIKLLMDSRLRWQGKEWEIIGTPWMLSAGMMLRLRQLEGGRRQHLWLAADSMDAAEWRELRRMILQQPTQD
- the dsbC gene encoding bifunctional protein-disulfide isomerase/oxidoreductase DsbC → MKKSFALFTLLAASFTGFAHADDAAIKQSLTKLGVSSSDIQPAPVAGMKTVLTNSGVLYVTEDGKHIIQGPMYDVSGAQPVNVTNQLLMKNLNALEKEMIVYKAAQEKHVITVFTDITCGYCHKLHEEMKDYNALGITVRYLAFPRAGVQSQPEQDMKAIWCAKDRNKAFDDAMNGKGVKPASCDIDIANHYALGVQFGVTGTPAIVLSNGYVVPGYQGPKEMKEFLDAHQKQTAGK
- the fldB gene encoding flavodoxin FldB yields the protein MNIGLFYGSSTCYTEMAAEKIRDIIGPELVTLHNLKDDALTLMEQYDVLILGIPTWDFGEIQEDWEAIWDGLDALNLDGKIIAMYGMGDQLGYGEWFLDALGMLHDKLAPKGATFIGYWPTEGYEFTSKKPIIADGQLFVGLALDETNQYDLSDERLENWCEQILGEMAEKFS
- the sdhE gene encoding FAD assembly factor SdhE, which codes for MDINNKARIHWACRRGMRELDISIMPFFEYEYDSLSDDDKRLFVRLLESDDPDLFNWLMNHGKPADTELQRMVQLIQTRNRERGPVAI
- the trhA gene encoding PAQR family membrane homeostasis protein TrhA: MVNKPLIAQGYSLAEEVANSISHGIGLVFGIVGLVLLLVQAVDTNASAMAITSYSLYGGSMILLFLASTLYHAVPHQRAKTWLKKFDHCAIYLLIAGTYTPFLLVGLNSPLSRGLMIVIWSLALLGILFKLTIAHRFKILSLVTYLTMGWLSLIVVYQLAIKLAVGGVTLLAVGGVVYSLGVIFYVCKRIPYNHAIWHGFVLGGSVCHFLAIYLYVGQV